In a single window of the Entelurus aequoreus isolate RoL-2023_Sb linkage group LG16, RoL_Eaeq_v1.1, whole genome shotgun sequence genome:
- the LOC133631230 gene encoding uncharacterized protein LOC133631230 gives MQNIITVLHHLENINKSEQPQTIFKMANALANRIRPALNNADTQACIAINAKNWAEATMDILKKHYVISLQIVKDKLTPVIGYNGRSSFFIASNWARKKFGTKMTFDTLQLAESQIASLVVTPKGHNARAVPPGRSDGAGAKTPVSASQIPQAMVEIGGEFPPPSCLAPAVLMSPQSDTHAEASCSAPVTQDGRRRRECRWPAT, from the exons ATGCAAAACATCATCACAGTTTTGCATCATTTGGAAAACATTAATAAGTCTGAACAGCCACAGACTATTTTTAAAATGGCAAATGCACTGGCCAATAGGATCaggcctgcattaaacaatgccgACACACAGGCTTGTATTGCTATTAATGCCAAAAATTGGGCAGAGGCTACAATGGACATTTTAAAGAAGCATTACGTAATATCATTACAAATTGTGAAGGACAAGCTGACTCCTGTAATTGGCTACAACGGGaggtcctccttttttattgcttCTAACTGGGCCAGAAAAAAGTTTGGCACAAAGATGACCTTTGACACCTTACAACTGGCGGAGAGCCAAATAGCTTCGCTGGTGGTGACACCCAAAGGCCACAACGCACGAGCTGTTCCACCAGGACGGAGCGATGGCGCCGGGGCGAAGACgcctgtctctgcatcccagaTTCCTCAGGCCATGGTGGAGATTGGCGGCGAGTTCCCTCCTCCTTCCTGCTTGGCGCCGGCTGTCCTGATGTCTCCGCAGTCCGACACACACGCAGAAGCTTCCTGCTCCGCTCCTGTGACGCAAGACGGCAGACGAAGGCGAGAATGCAGATGGCCC GCGACCTGA